One Streptomyces sp. R28 DNA window includes the following coding sequences:
- the rocD gene encoding ornithine--oxo-acid transaminase, whose translation MTAPVTTRSSADLIRAEEPVLAHNYHPLPVVVARAEGTWVEDVEGRRYLDMLAGYSALNFGHRHPALIEAAHHQLDRLTLTSRAFHNDKLAEFAERLASLTGLDMVLPMNTGAEAVESGIKVARKWAYEVKGVPADRATIVVAAENFHGRTTTIVSFSTDETARQGFGPFTPGFRIVPYNDLAALEAAVDETTAAVLLEPIQGEAGVLIPDEGYLTGVRDLTRRKGCLFIADEIQSGLGRTGRTLAVEHEAVVPDVLLLGKALGGGIVPVSAVVARRDVLGVLRPGEHGSTFGGNPLAAAVGTAVVELLETGEFQRRAAELGVVLRGGLSALLGKGVVGFRVRGLWAGVDIDPAAGTGREIGERLLREGVLVKDTHGSTIRLAPPLTITAEELTGALGALEKVLA comes from the coding sequence ATGACCGCTCCCGTGACCACCCGCTCGTCCGCCGACCTGATCCGCGCCGAGGAGCCGGTCCTGGCGCACAACTACCACCCGCTGCCCGTGGTCGTCGCACGCGCCGAGGGCACGTGGGTGGAGGACGTGGAGGGCCGCCGCTACCTCGACATGCTGGCCGGCTACTCGGCCCTGAACTTCGGCCACCGCCACCCGGCGCTGATCGAGGCGGCGCATCACCAGCTCGACCGCCTGACCCTCACATCCCGTGCCTTCCACAACGACAAGCTGGCCGAATTCGCGGAGCGGCTCGCGTCGTTGACGGGGCTGGACATGGTGCTGCCCATGAACACGGGCGCCGAAGCGGTCGAGTCCGGCATCAAGGTGGCCCGCAAGTGGGCGTACGAGGTGAAGGGCGTCCCGGCCGACCGGGCGACGATCGTGGTGGCGGCGGAGAACTTCCACGGCCGTACGACGACGATCGTGTCGTTCTCCACGGATGAGACGGCGCGGCAGGGCTTCGGCCCCTTCACGCCGGGTTTCCGGATCGTGCCGTACAACGACCTGGCGGCGCTGGAGGCGGCGGTCGACGAGACGACGGCGGCGGTGCTGCTGGAGCCGATCCAGGGCGAGGCGGGCGTCCTCATCCCGGACGAGGGCTACCTCACCGGGGTGCGCGACCTGACCCGCCGCAAGGGCTGCCTGTTCATCGCGGACGAGATCCAGTCGGGCCTCGGCCGCACGGGCCGTACGCTCGCCGTCGAGCACGAGGCGGTCGTCCCGGACGTGCTGCTGCTGGGCAAGGCGCTGGGCGGCGGCATCGTTCCGGTGTCGGCGGTGGTGGCCCGCCGTGACGTACTCGGCGTGCTGCGCCCGGGCGAGCACGGCTCGACGTTCGGCGGCAACCCGCTGGCCGCCGCGGTCGGCACTGCGGTGGTCGAGCTGCTCGAAACAGGCGAGTTCCAGCGCCGGGCCGCCGAGCTGGGCGTGGTCCTGCGGGGCGGCCTGTCGGCCCTGCTCGGCAAGGGCGTCGTCGGCTTCCGCGTGCGGGGCCTGTGGGCGGGCGTCGACATCGACCCGGCAGCGGGCACGGGCCGCGAGATCGGCGAACGGCTCCTGCGCGAGGGGGTCCTGGTGAAGGACACCCACGGCTCCACGATCCGCCTGGCACCGCCACTGACGATCACGGCGGAGGAGCTGACGGGGGCGCTGGGGGCGCTGGAGAAGGTACTGGCGTAG
- a CDS encoding Lrp/AsnC family transcriptional regulator has protein sequence MNSGAASFDELDRKITTALMANARTSFAEIGTSVGLSATAVKRRVDRLRDTGVITGFTATVKPSALGWRTEAYVEVYCEGAAPPRRLAEVVRNHPEITAAMTVTGGADALLHVRARDVEHFEEVLERIRVEPFIRKTISVMVLSHLLPESPEAGASQPAPEQTSP, from the coding sequence ATGAACAGCGGCGCGGCGTCCTTCGACGAACTCGACCGGAAGATCACCACTGCCCTCATGGCGAACGCCAGGACGAGCTTCGCCGAGATCGGCACGAGCGTCGGGCTGTCCGCGACGGCGGTGAAGCGGCGCGTGGACCGGCTGCGCGACACCGGCGTGATCACCGGGTTCACGGCCACGGTCAAGCCGTCGGCGCTGGGCTGGCGTACGGAGGCGTACGTCGAGGTGTACTGCGAGGGCGCGGCCCCGCCGCGGCGGCTCGCGGAGGTGGTCCGCAACCATCCGGAGATCACCGCGGCGATGACGGTGACGGGCGGCGCGGACGCGTTGCTGCATGTGCGGGCACGGGACGTGGAGCACTTCGAGGAGGTGCTGGAGCGGATCCGCGTCGAGCCGTTCATCCGGAAGACGATCAGCGTGATGGTGCTGTCCCATCTGCTTCCCGAGAGCCCCGAGGCGGGCGCGAGCCAGCCCGCGCCCGAGCAGACGTCCCCTTAA
- the ddaH gene encoding dimethylargininase — translation MPDSRVPRRRRYLVCEPRHFAVQYAINPWMRPDSPVDVDLAQAQWQALISAYRTHGHTVDTVEPAPDLPDMVFAANSAVVVGGRVFGSLFHAPQRRPESTHYDTWFKMAGYDVYRPESVCEGEGDLVWTGRYVLAGTGFRTTREAHREVQEFFGHPVISLTLVDPRFYHLDTALFVLDDDNIAYYPEAFSPGSREVLARLYPEAVLATREDAMAFGLNSVSDGRNVFIAPQAEALTCALADRGYVPVPVDLSEFRKAGGGIKCCTQEIR, via the coding sequence GTGCCCGACTCCCGTGTGCCGCGCCGGCGGCGGTATCTCGTCTGCGAACCCAGACACTTCGCCGTGCAGTACGCGATCAACCCCTGGATGCGACCCGACAGCCCTGTCGACGTCGATCTCGCCCAGGCCCAGTGGCAGGCGCTGATCAGCGCCTACCGGACCCACGGCCACACCGTCGACACGGTGGAGCCCGCCCCCGACCTGCCGGACATGGTCTTCGCCGCGAACTCGGCCGTGGTCGTGGGCGGCCGTGTCTTCGGCTCCCTCTTCCACGCGCCGCAGCGGCGCCCCGAGTCCACGCACTACGACACCTGGTTCAAGATGGCGGGCTACGACGTGTACCGCCCCGAGTCCGTCTGCGAGGGCGAGGGCGACCTGGTCTGGACGGGCCGGTACGTGCTGGCCGGCACCGGATTCCGTACGACCCGCGAGGCCCATCGCGAGGTGCAGGAGTTCTTCGGCCATCCGGTGATCAGCCTGACGCTGGTGGATCCGCGCTTCTACCACCTGGACACGGCGCTCTTCGTCCTCGACGACGACAACATCGCGTACTACCCGGAGGCCTTCTCGCCGGGCAGCCGTGAGGTGCTCGCGCGGCTGTACCCGGAGGCGGTGCTCGCCACCCGCGAGGACGCGATGGCGTTCGGGCTGAACTCCGTGTCCGACGGCCGCAACGTCTTCATCGCGCCCCAGGCCGAGGCTCTCACCTGCGCCCTCGCCGACCGCGGCTACGTCCCCGTCCCCGTCGACCTGTCGGAGTTCCGCAAGGCCGGCGGCGGCATCAAGTGCTGCACCCAGGAGATCCGCTGA
- a CDS encoding SpoIIE family protein phosphatase: MGTHEERGVARHGFDVADAVPVLLDAQGRVTGWTRDAQRLLAYTASEAVGRSVAELLSAEDAGRVPELIERCRVDGGWVGLLTALRRDGPRVRLMVRITAAQDTQGPARWLALLSELDEAPGWDMSRAVLEQMVARSPVGIAIVDTDLRYVWSNSALAQYGGGPPTRRLGLRLADIQPGLDSESIEAQMRRVLTTGEPIVGYEHVGHARSAPLRETAHMMSFTRLDDGHGHPMGVYYTVEDITDRHRTRQRLALLDRAGQYIGRSLDITRTAQELADVAVPGLADLVTVDLLESVLGGGEPVAGPLSETGPVPLRRAGQRSATERVPEAVVGIGEVVTYPAGSPPIRCLRTARSWREERLDPLGEAWTEHARGGRAAIFLELGLHSVMIVPIRARGVTLGVTTFFRRHRQESFEEDDLNLAEDLVSRAAVCVDNARRYTRERDAALVLQRSLLPHQLPEQDAVEVSACYRPADELTGLGGDWYDVIPLSGARVALVVGEVPGHGIDAAAAMGRLRTAVRTLALLDLPPEEVLAHLDDLVARSAREEAVQMGVEEAAITQSVGSGCVYVIYDPVDGQCTMAAAGHPAPAVVWPDGGVTFVDLPQGAPLGVGGPPFESVELALAANSTLALHTDGLLAHGDDWAIDTDRDRLRAALERRADSLDLRCRTVVDALVPDRPHDDVALLMARTRLLGAEQVADWDLPADPAAVADARKTAARQLSEWGLEDFAFTTELVVSELVTNAIRYATGPIRLRLIRERALICEVFDGGATAPHLRHPRTTDEGGRGLLLVSQFTQRWGTRFVPEGKIIWAEQSLTDPSP; the protein is encoded by the coding sequence GTGGGCACACACGAGGAGCGGGGCGTCGCCCGGCACGGGTTCGACGTGGCGGACGCCGTGCCTGTGCTGCTTGACGCACAGGGTCGGGTGACGGGGTGGACCAGGGACGCCCAGCGGCTGCTGGCGTACACGGCCTCCGAGGCGGTGGGCAGGAGCGTCGCCGAGCTGCTGAGCGCCGAGGACGCGGGGCGGGTGCCGGAGCTGATCGAGCGGTGCCGCGTGGACGGCGGCTGGGTGGGGCTGCTGACAGCCCTGCGCAGGGACGGGCCGCGGGTCAGGCTCATGGTGCGGATCACCGCGGCCCAGGACACCCAGGGCCCCGCACGGTGGCTCGCGCTCCTGTCGGAGCTCGACGAGGCCCCCGGCTGGGACATGAGCCGCGCCGTACTGGAGCAGATGGTCGCCCGCTCCCCCGTCGGCATAGCCATCGTCGACACGGACCTGCGGTACGTCTGGTCGAACAGCGCCCTCGCCCAGTACGGCGGCGGCCCGCCGACCCGTCGGCTCGGTCTGCGGCTCGCGGACATCCAGCCCGGTCTGGACTCCGAGTCCATCGAGGCGCAGATGCGCCGCGTGCTGACGACCGGCGAACCGATCGTCGGCTACGAGCACGTGGGCCACGCCCGCTCCGCACCGCTGCGCGAGACCGCGCACATGATGTCGTTCACCCGGCTCGACGACGGCCACGGCCACCCCATGGGCGTGTACTACACGGTCGAGGACATCACCGACCGGCACCGCACCCGCCAGCGCCTGGCCCTGCTCGACCGGGCCGGCCAGTACATCGGCCGCTCCCTGGACATCACCCGCACCGCCCAGGAACTGGCCGACGTGGCCGTACCGGGGCTGGCCGACCTGGTCACCGTGGACCTGCTGGAGTCGGTGCTCGGGGGTGGGGAGCCGGTGGCCGGGCCGCTGAGCGAAACGGGTCCGGTGCCGCTGCGGCGCGCGGGGCAGCGGTCGGCCACCGAGCGGGTGCCGGAGGCCGTCGTCGGCATCGGTGAGGTGGTCACCTATCCGGCGGGCTCGCCTCCGATCCGCTGTCTGAGGACGGCCAGATCCTGGCGCGAGGAGAGGCTCGACCCGCTCGGCGAGGCATGGACCGAGCACGCGCGCGGCGGGCGGGCCGCCATCTTCCTCGAACTGGGTCTGCACAGCGTGATGATCGTGCCGATCCGCGCGCGGGGCGTCACCCTCGGCGTCACGACGTTCTTCCGGCGCCACCGCCAGGAGTCCTTCGAGGAGGACGACCTGAACCTGGCCGAGGACCTCGTCTCACGGGCGGCCGTCTGTGTGGACAACGCCCGGCGCTACACCCGCGAGCGTGACGCGGCGCTGGTTCTGCAGCGCAGCCTGCTGCCGCACCAGCTGCCCGAGCAGGACGCGGTGGAGGTGTCCGCCTGCTACCGGCCGGCCGACGAGCTGACCGGCCTCGGCGGCGACTGGTACGACGTCATCCCGCTGTCGGGCGCCCGCGTCGCCCTGGTGGTGGGCGAGGTGCCCGGGCACGGCATCGACGCCGCCGCGGCGATGGGGCGGCTGCGGACCGCCGTACGGACCCTCGCCCTGCTGGATCTGCCGCCCGAGGAGGTGCTGGCCCATCTCGACGACCTGGTCGCGCGGTCGGCCCGCGAGGAGGCCGTCCAGATGGGCGTGGAGGAGGCCGCCATCACCCAGTCCGTGGGATCCGGGTGCGTGTATGTCATCTACGACCCGGTCGACGGGCAGTGCACCATGGCGGCCGCGGGCCATCCGGCGCCCGCGGTCGTGTGGCCCGACGGCGGCGTCACCTTCGTCGATCTTCCGCAGGGAGCGCCACTCGGGGTGGGAGGCCCCCCGTTCGAGTCGGTCGAGCTGGCCCTGGCGGCGAACAGCACGCTCGCCCTGCACACCGACGGACTGCTGGCACACGGGGACGACTGGGCCATCGACACCGACCGGGACCGGCTGCGGGCGGCCCTGGAGCGGCGCGCCGACTCGCTGGACCTGCGCTGCCGGACCGTGGTCGACGCGCTGGTCCCGGACCGCCCGCACGACGACGTGGCGCTGCTGATGGCCCGTACCCGCCTCCTCGGCGCCGAGCAGGTCGCCGACTGGGACCTGCCGGCCGACCCGGCGGCCGTGGCCGACGCACGCAAGACGGCCGCCCGGCAGCTGTCGGAGTGGGGCCTGGAGGACTTCGCCTTCACGACGGAACTGGTCGTCAGCGAGCTGGTCACCAACGCGATCCGGTACGCCACCGGCCCCATCCGGCTGCGCCTGATCAGGGAGCGCGCGCTGATCTGCGAGGTCTTCGACGGCGGCGCCACCGCCCCGCACCTGCGCCACCCCCGCACCACCGACGAGGGCGGGCGCGGGCTGCTGCTGGTCTCCCAGTTCACCCAGCGGTGGGGCACCCGCTTCGTCCCCGAGGGGAAGATCATCTGGGCGGAGCAGTCCCTGACGGACCCGTCGCCCTGA